One Ardenticatenales bacterium genomic region harbors:
- the greA gene encoding transcription elongation factor GreA has translation MTTTKPKPYLLTSDGLRRLTDELNRLRTEGREAVAERLRRAFADGQDDDFVDNAELEAARHEQSFLEGRILELEQILSNYQIIDHMEMAHDSVRVGDWVTVVEVGTTETERYMIVGAAEADPAAGRISNESPLGKSLLGKKKGDEVVIVAPRGQMKFRVVEIG, from the coding sequence ATGACAACAACAAAACCTAAACCCTATCTGTTGACATCTGACGGGCTGCGTCGCCTGACCGATGAGCTAAATCGGCTGCGCACTGAAGGGCGCGAGGCCGTGGCGGAGCGTCTGCGCCGCGCATTTGCGGATGGTCAGGATGATGATTTTGTGGATAACGCGGAATTGGAAGCAGCCCGCCATGAGCAGTCATTTCTGGAAGGTCGTATTTTGGAATTGGAGCAGATTCTTTCCAATTACCAGATCATTGACCACATGGAGATGGCTCACGATAGTGTGCGCGTGGGTGACTGGGTGACTGTGGTCGAGGTGGGGACGACGGAAACTGAGCGGTATATGATCGTTGGCGCGGCGGAGGCGGACCCGGCTGCGGGGCGCATTTCCAATGAAAGCCCGTTGGGCAAATCCCTGCTAGGTAAAAAGAAAGGGGATGAGGTCGTGATTGTCGCGCCGCGTGGGCAGATGAAGTTCCGTGTGGTGGAAATCGGTTGA
- a CDS encoding O-antigen ligase family protein produces MMVRFAVWVHRWEGLIMLPVVVALLFPTPVSSLALVVLPLLFLLRRLHRPDFLPATPFNLTLLLLLLALLLSFTVTFDITLSFPKIAGLLVGITLFFVADSYARRGPRYVAGIAGIFLLAGGSMALFGLFGVHWTGVAAPLDRLKTWLPGGLENAGSRGLVNPNELAGILDWLLPFAFGLWIGFWHERRRIPWLILLLPLAATAALLLATRSRAGILSAALALLLIFTIQSQGIRRIRGRRRLLMGVILTGAAITLIVILNATLKGAAQQAEISLSWAGRMEIWTRAIYALRDFPLTGISMNGFRVVVHTLYPLFLISPEIDLGHAHNQLLQAGLDLGFMGMTAYLALWLTSGVLLWQSWQRAPATALPLRALILALCGALAGSWLFGLIDAISLGARPGFLWWLLLALVVAAHRESARHATETGPS; encoded by the coding sequence ATGATGGTTCGCTTTGCGGTCTGGGTTCATCGTTGGGAAGGGTTGATCATGCTGCCGGTGGTAGTGGCGCTGCTTTTTCCTACACCGGTTAGCAGCCTCGCCCTGGTCGTATTGCCGCTGCTGTTCCTGCTGCGCCGCCTACACCGGCCAGATTTCCTGCCGGCAACGCCCTTTAACCTCACCCTGCTCCTACTCCTGCTCGCCCTTCTCCTCAGTTTTACCGTCACCTTTGACATCACGCTCAGTTTCCCCAAGATCGCCGGTTTACTCGTCGGCATCACGCTATTTTTCGTTGCCGACAGTTATGCCCGTCGCGGACCACGCTATGTTGCCGGCATTGCCGGCATTTTCCTTCTCGCGGGCGGCAGTATGGCTCTGTTCGGGCTGTTTGGCGTGCACTGGACAGGCGTAGCGGCCCCGCTGGACCGCCTGAAAACATGGCTCCCCGGCGGCCTGGAAAATGCCGGCAGTCGCGGCCTCGTCAACCCCAATGAACTGGCGGGTATCCTGGATTGGCTGCTCCCCTTCGCCTTTGGACTATGGATCGGCTTCTGGCACGAGCGACGACGAATACCGTGGCTCATTCTCCTCCTGCCGCTGGCCGCCACCGCCGCCCTCCTCCTCGCCACCCGATCACGCGCCGGTATCCTCAGCGCCGCCCTGGCCCTACTCCTGATATTCACCATCCAATCTCAGGGAATACGGCGTATCCGCGGAAGACGTCGGCTCCTAATGGGCGTTATCCTCACCGGCGCAGCCATTACCCTCATCGTGATCCTGAACGCCACGCTGAAAGGAGCAGCACAGCAAGCGGAAATCTCGCTTTCCTGGGCTGGCCGCATGGAAATCTGGACGCGCGCGATTTACGCGCTGCGGGATTTTCCGCTCACGGGCATCAGCATGAACGGCTTCCGCGTCGTTGTGCACACCCTCTACCCGCTGTTCCTGATCAGCCCGGAAATTGACCTGGGGCACGCCCACAACCAACTTTTGCAGGCGGGCCTGGACCTGGGCTTCATGGGCATGACGGCCTACCTCGCCCTGTGGCTGACCAGCGGCGTGCTGCTCTGGCAGAGTTGGCAACGCGCCCCCGCCACCGCTCTGCCGCTGCGCGCCCTCATCCTGGCCTTGTGCGGCGCGTTGGCCGGGAGTTGGCTTTTCGGCCTCATTGACGCCATTTCCTTGGGGGCCAGGCCGGGTTTTCTCTGGTGGCTGCTGCTGGCACTGGTCGTCGCCGCCCACCGCGAGAGCGCGCGCCACGCCACGGAAACCGGGCCATCATGA
- a CDS encoding response regulator transcription factor codes for MRQAHVLLIEGRRAGENSLALSLRKVGLQVTVCHTSTAALHVFPNDAPNLIIYDAATMRSNGARTCRRLCRKWETVPIIHCRLNGEAEPTDAEADVYLEQPYTSRKLLNRIRALLPVDPQREEIVRVGPFTLYRHKRSINIAGQGEQRLTPKLAHLIEAFLRHPAEVLDRRTLMATVWKTDYIGDTRTLDVHIRWVRELIETDPAAPQLLTTVRGVGYVFNPQVLLTTSDSRTGMP; via the coding sequence ATGCGGCAGGCACATGTCTTATTGATTGAGGGAAGACGCGCCGGAGAGAATTCTCTGGCCCTTTCCCTGCGCAAAGTTGGCTTGCAGGTGACGGTCTGCCACACTTCCACGGCGGCACTGCATGTCTTTCCCAACGACGCCCCCAATCTCATCATCTATGACGCTGCCACCATGCGCTCCAATGGTGCGCGTACCTGCCGCCGTTTGTGCCGCAAATGGGAAACCGTGCCCATCATTCACTGTCGGCTGAATGGGGAAGCGGAACCCACGGACGCCGAGGCGGACGTGTATCTGGAACAGCCCTACACGTCACGCAAACTGCTCAATCGCATTCGGGCGCTGCTACCCGTTGACCCACAGCGCGAAGAGATTGTTCGCGTGGGGCCTTTCACGCTTTATCGGCATAAACGGTCAATTAACATTGCCGGGCAGGGAGAACAGCGACTGACGCCCAAACTTGCTCACCTAATAGAAGCGTTTCTGCGACACCCTGCTGAGGTTCTGGACCGCCGCACGTTGATGGCGACGGTGTGGAAAACGGATTATATTGGCGACACACGCACCCTTGACGTGCATATTCGTTGGGTGCGGGAGCTAATTGAAACCGACCCCGCCGCACCACAATTGCTGACAACTGTTCGCGGCGTTGGTTACGTGTTCAACCCGCAAGTCTTGTTGACGACATCCGACTCCCGAACGGGCATGCCTTGA
- a CDS encoding 30S ribosomal protein S20: MANIKSAKKRIRSSERRRVYNRHFRASARTYVKKTRQLIAEGRLDEAEQMSRAAASMLDKAARKGVIHKSNADRRKGRLMQALATARKAAN; encoded by the coding sequence TTGGCAAACATTAAATCCGCAAAAAAACGAATTCGTTCCTCAGAACGCCGTCGCGTCTACAATCGGCATTTTCGCGCTTCCGCCCGCACCTATGTCAAGAAGACACGCCAGTTGATTGCCGAAGGGCGGCTGGATGAAGCGGAACAGATGTCCCGCGCCGCTGCCAGCATGTTAGACAAGGCCGCGCGCAAGGGCGTTATTCACAAAAGCAACGCGGACCGGCGCAAGGGTCGCTTGATGCAGGCTCTGGCAACCGCGCGCAAAGCCGCAAACTAA
- a CDS encoding diacylglycerol kinase family lipid kinase, with the protein MSDSVTDVPARLRPRTATIIYNPLAGPSELMQTLHEAAGIWRARGWRVNEQSTQYAGHARQLARAAARQGEHLVFAAGGDGTLGEVADGLVDSETILAPLPAGTGNSLAKELHMPRPSLLNPNHLLEAAASLAAGVVHRIDVGLCDQGHHWLLWASVGVDSYLVDNMEPRSKLVKRLGPFGYVGQALLAAPGYTQTRIRVTVDDRTIEDDFLMATICNCRRYAGGELLLNPGGKLDDGQFEVWLFRGQGLTTMLSMVMQIRTGQHLLNPAIQMLTGKQVRVETEQVLAFHTDGDPAGKSPFQCQIKPAALRLLVPDTAPLGLFQHAGEPLI; encoded by the coding sequence GTGTCAGATTCAGTCACGGACGTTCCGGCGCGGCTGCGTCCGCGTACGGCGACGATAATCTACAACCCGCTGGCAGGTCCATCGGAATTGATGCAAACGTTGCATGAGGCTGCCGGCATCTGGCGGGCGCGTGGGTGGCGTGTCAACGAGCAATCAACCCAATACGCGGGACATGCGCGCCAACTGGCTCGCGCCGCCGCCCGGCAAGGGGAACATCTCGTTTTTGCCGCAGGCGGCGATGGCACGTTGGGGGAGGTGGCTGATGGCCTGGTGGATAGCGAAACAATCCTGGCCCCGTTACCTGCCGGCACCGGCAACTCGCTCGCCAAAGAACTGCACATGCCCCGCCCCTCGCTTCTCAATCCCAATCACCTCCTGGAGGCCGCCGCCAGCCTGGCCGCCGGCGTCGTACACCGCATTGACGTAGGGCTGTGCGACCAGGGCCACCACTGGCTGCTTTGGGCCAGCGTCGGCGTGGATAGCTACCTGGTAGATAACATGGAACCGCGCTCCAAACTGGTGAAACGGCTGGGACCATTTGGTTACGTGGGGCAGGCGTTGCTGGCCGCGCCCGGTTACACCCAAACGCGCATTCGCGTGACGGTCGATGACCGCACGATCGAGGACGATTTCCTCATGGCCACCATTTGTAACTGCCGCCGCTACGCGGGGGGGGAACTGCTGCTCAATCCGGGGGGCAAACTGGATGATGGTCAGTTTGAGGTGTGGCTGTTTCGCGGCCAGGGATTGACCACGATGTTGTCCATGGTGATGCAGATTCGCACGGGGCAGCACTTGCTGAACCCGGCGATTCAGATGTTGACGGGAAAGCAAGTGCGGGTGGAGACGGAACAGGTTCTGGCTTTTCACACGGATGGCGACCCTGCCGGCAAATCCCCCTTCCAATGCCAGATTAAGCCGGCCGCTCTGCGCCTGCTCGTGCCCGACACCGCGCCGTTGGGCTTGTTTCAGCACGCGGGAGAACCGCTCATCTAA
- a CDS encoding YbaK/EbsC family protein — MTELPPVSLYLTEHDIAHRLFRHSGPVHSLAQAAAERGQQPDQIVRSILFRVTVAEYVMVLIAGERQVSWRALRGYLGQSRLSMASQEEVLRVTGYQRGAVAPFGLPGPLRILVDNSVFAFAEVSIGSGVRGTTVIIRSEDLRRALPQAEMGDFADGEA, encoded by the coding sequence ATGACCGAGCTTCCCCCTGTTTCCCTCTACCTGACCGAACATGACATAGCCCACCGCCTCTTTCGCCATTCCGGCCCTGTGCATTCATTAGCGCAGGCTGCCGCGGAGCGGGGTCAGCAACCGGACCAGATCGTGCGCAGTATCCTGTTTCGCGTGACGGTGGCGGAGTACGTCATGGTGCTGATTGCCGGGGAGCGGCAGGTTTCCTGGCGGGCGCTGCGGGGTTATCTGGGTCAGTCGCGTCTCTCGATGGCCAGTCAGGAGGAAGTATTGCGGGTGACCGGCTACCAACGGGGCGCGGTTGCGCCGTTTGGTTTGCCCGGACCGCTGCGTATTCTGGTGGACAACAGCGTCTTTGCTTTCGCGGAGGTGTCTATTGGCTCAGGCGTGCGCGGCACGACCGTTATCATCCGATCCGAGGATTTGCGGCGGGCGCTGCCGCAGGCGGAAATGGGCGATTTCGCGGATGGCGAGGCTTAG